The following are encoded in a window of Solibacillus sp. FSL R7-0668 genomic DNA:
- a CDS encoding response regulator transcription factor — MKKILVADDEEILRMLICDTLEDLGYEIDEAEDGLDALTKINQQPYDLVILDYMMPNLTGLEVIERIPSEVKDSTPILMLTAKAQESDRQIALDKGANYFVSKPFSPIELMSLVEDILDA; from the coding sequence ATGAAAAAAATATTAGTAGCAGATGATGAAGAAATTTTAAGAATGCTCATTTGTGATACATTAGAGGATTTAGGCTATGAAATTGACGAGGCCGAGGACGGACTAGATGCCCTTACTAAAATCAATCAACAGCCCTATGATCTTGTTATCTTAGATTATATGATGCCGAATTTGACAGGGCTTGAGGTCATTGAGCGCATTCCATCAGAGGTGAAGGATAGCACACCGATTTTAATGCTTACTGCTAAGGCGCAGGAGTCGGATCGTCAAATCGCATTAGATAAAGGAGCAAACTATTTCGTCTCTAAGCCCTTTAGTCCGATTGAATTAATGAGCTTAGTGGAGGATATATTAGATGCCTAA
- a CDS encoding GGDEF domain-containing response regulator translates to MDTTKYQQLIYRQMLEKFKAWHAQAFITEREIYSFLHSLKGTAGTIGLDELSHTASEKLKALDEASDKQWNQEEWTAYLSSIIEGVRFYQTNLVQTLEEGQPPLPNSMLNQELILVIDDDIIFISYIKKVLEKQGYTVIIAYNEKRGLELIYELKPAIVFLDIMLPDGNGFSILETLKKVKKDRMFVTIISANDCKENHVRAYKMGALDFIPKPIDEEILLSYVTNRLAFKKELEHSIIIDELTQVYNRKFLESQFDHLIQQYKRNHTPFSVAIFDLDYFKKVNDTYGHLVGDDVLKGFAALVMELKRDQDIFCRYGGEEFVMLLPQSSVQDAHTQIEKIRKAMFKKEFMANGVPFNVTLSAGLIEVSPTHSHPKKMLEKADQALYDAKQSGRNRSVIFDSIADVVTKKVNIKIIVIDDVFIIRNMVANFFKNWTIDERFEIEVLEFSNGLSFLNSNWYNANSKYIILLDGMMPKMDGLEVLKKIRESHTSNEVIVSMLTGRKGNEHVVEALKLGANDYIVKPFNITDVSNRIHNLINRMFL, encoded by the coding sequence ATGGACACGACAAAATATCAGCAATTAATCTATAGGCAAATGCTTGAAAAATTTAAAGCCTGGCATGCACAAGCGTTTATTACGGAAAGGGAAATCTATAGTTTTCTTCATAGTTTAAAAGGAACGGCTGGCACGATTGGTTTGGACGAACTTTCACATACAGCAAGCGAAAAATTAAAAGCTTTAGATGAAGCAAGTGACAAGCAATGGAACCAAGAGGAATGGACAGCGTACCTATCTTCCATCATTGAAGGCGTGCGTTTTTACCAAACCAATTTGGTGCAAACACTTGAAGAAGGACAACCGCCCCTTCCAAACAGCATGCTTAATCAGGAGCTAATTTTAGTCATTGATGACGATATTATTTTTATATCGTATATTAAAAAGGTGCTAGAAAAGCAGGGCTATACAGTGATTATCGCTTATAATGAAAAACGTGGGTTGGAGCTCATTTACGAACTAAAGCCAGCCATCGTCTTTTTAGACATTATGCTACCAGATGGCAATGGGTTTTCTATTTTAGAAACGTTGAAAAAGGTCAAAAAGGATCGTATGTTTGTTACAATTATTAGCGCCAATGATTGTAAAGAAAATCACGTGCGCGCTTATAAAATGGGGGCATTAGACTTCATTCCGAAACCGATTGATGAAGAAATTTTACTATCTTACGTAACAAACCGCTTAGCCTTTAAAAAGGAATTAGAGCATTCGATTATTATCGATGAATTAACGCAAGTGTATAATCGCAAATTTTTGGAGTCGCAGTTCGACCATTTAATTCAACAATACAAGCGCAACCACACGCCCTTTTCAGTTGCCATTTTCGATTTAGATTATTTTAAAAAAGTAAATGATACATACGGTCATTTAGTCGGTGATGACGTGCTAAAAGGCTTCGCAGCGTTAGTGATGGAATTAAAGCGCGATCAAGATATCTTCTGTCGCTATGGGGGTGAGGAGTTTGTAATGCTGTTACCTCAATCTTCCGTACAGGATGCCCATACCCAAATCGAAAAGATTCGTAAGGCAATGTTCAAAAAGGAATTCATGGCGAATGGCGTTCCATTCAACGTAACTTTATCTGCAGGCTTAATCGAGGTGAGCCCAACGCATTCTCACCCTAAAAAGATGCTAGAAAAGGCCGATCAAGCACTTTATGACGCTAAACAATCAGGCAGAAATCGCTCGGTCATCTTTGATAGCATTGCTGATGTAGTCACAAAGAAAGTAAATATCAAAATTATTGTCATTGATGATGTATTCATTATTCGAAACATGGTGGCCAACTTCTTCAAAAATTGGACAATCGATGAACGCTTCGAAATTGAAGTGCTGGAATTTAGCAATGGGCTTAGCTTCTTAAATTCAAATTGGTATAACGCCAATTCGAAATACATTATTTTACTTGATGGCATGATGCCGAAGATGGACGGCCTTGAAGTGCTGAAAAAAATTAGAGAATCCCATACATCGAATGAAGTGATTGTCTCGATGCTAACGGGAAGAAAAGGTAATGAACATGTTGTTGAGGCATTAAAGCTTGGGGCGAATGACTATATCGTGAAGCCTTTCAATATTACCGATGTTTCGAATCGCATTCACAATTTAATCAACCGAATGTTTTTATAA